The Flavobacterium praedii genome window below encodes:
- the rlmF gene encoding 23S rRNA (adenine(1618)-N(6))-methyltransferase RlmF, which produces MKSTKNTEKTTLHPRNLHRFGYNFEQLALNYPKLGEFVSINEHDIETIDFSNPEAVKALNNALLITNYEIQNWDIPKDFLCPPIPGRADYIHYLADLLATTNNGVIPEGENVVGLDIGIGANCIYPILGNAIYGWSFVGTDIDENAIQNCKKIIEQNPKLVEAVSLQLQVNSRFIFKNIIEPEDKFTFTICNPPFHSSSEEATKSSIRKVNNLTPNTPKTAKPVLNFGGQNAELWCEGGELGFIKQMIYESAKYPMQCLWFTTLVSKQSNLNTIYKTLNNVAAIHKTIEMAQGQKTSRIVAWTFMTEAQQKAWKF; this is translated from the coding sequence ATGAAATCAACAAAGAATACCGAAAAAACAACTTTACATCCAAGAAATCTACATAGATTCGGATATAACTTTGAACAATTAGCACTAAATTACCCCAAGTTGGGCGAATTTGTTTCTATCAATGAACATGATATTGAAACAATCGATTTTAGTAATCCAGAAGCGGTAAAAGCACTAAATAATGCTTTATTAATTACTAATTATGAGATTCAAAATTGGGATATTCCAAAGGATTTTTTATGTCCTCCCATTCCTGGCAGAGCAGACTATATACATTACCTTGCCGATTTATTGGCAACAACCAATAATGGCGTAATTCCTGAAGGAGAAAATGTAGTTGGACTTGACATTGGTATTGGAGCCAATTGCATTTATCCTATTCTTGGGAATGCTATTTATGGATGGTCATTCGTTGGTACTGATATTGATGAAAATGCAATTCAGAATTGCAAAAAAATTATCGAACAAAATCCAAAATTAGTAGAAGCGGTAAGCTTACAATTACAAGTAAACTCCCGTTTTATTTTCAAGAATATAATTGAACCCGAAGACAAATTCACTTTTACTATCTGCAATCCTCCTTTTCATTCTTCCTCCGAAGAAGCAACAAAAAGCAGCATTCGAAAAGTTAATAATTTGACTCCAAATACTCCCAAAACTGCAAAACCAGTCCTTAATTTTGGTGGACAAAATGCAGAATTGTGGTGCGAAGGCGGTGAATTGGGTTTTATCAAACAGATGATTTATGAAAGTGCCAAATATCCAATGCAATGTCTTTGGTTTACGACTTTGGTTTCCAAACAATCCAACTTGAATACAATCTACAAAACGCTGAACAATGTAGCCGCTATTCATAAAACTATTGAAATGGCTCAAGGCCAAAAAACAAGCCGAATCGTTGCATGGACATTTATGACCGAAGCACAACAAAAAGCTTGGAAATTTTAA